From one Prochlorococcus marinus str. MIT 0912 genomic stretch:
- the mtnP gene encoding S-methyl-5'-thioadenosine phosphorylase encodes MITEHDFLNISGTQSDAYDFKKGRLGIIGGSGLYRIENLKNIVELSLDTPYGKPSNKLLIGNLFGIEIVFLARHGEKHTLNPSEIPYKANIWAMRSLNVRWLISASAVGSLKENIKPCDIVIPDQFIDRTHQRPLTFFNNGVVAHISMANPFCEILSQILSQEIEKLLTKGKKMHIGGTYLAMEGPAFSTRAESNLYRDWGCSIIGMTNHTEARLAKEAEIAYSSLSMVTDYDCWNQNCENVSVEMVIENLQENATFAKSIISAVAKRISSLRPSSSSHNALKNALVTSKEHVSDKTKSQVKLFTDKYWN; translated from the coding sequence ATGATCACTGAACATGATTTTTTGAATATTTCTGGAACACAATCAGATGCCTATGATTTCAAAAAAGGAAGATTAGGAATTATTGGAGGAAGCGGACTATATAGAATTGAAAATCTTAAAAATATAGTCGAGTTAAGCTTAGACACTCCCTATGGAAAACCTTCTAATAAGTTACTAATAGGCAATCTATTTGGAATAGAAATTGTTTTTCTAGCTCGCCACGGAGAGAAACATACTTTAAACCCAAGCGAAATTCCATACAAAGCAAATATTTGGGCTATGCGCTCTCTAAATGTGAGATGGTTAATTTCGGCATCAGCTGTGGGATCGTTAAAAGAAAATATCAAACCTTGCGACATTGTTATTCCTGATCAATTTATTGATCGAACTCATCAAAGACCATTGACTTTTTTCAACAATGGAGTAGTAGCTCACATAAGCATGGCAAATCCTTTTTGCGAAATACTTTCTCAAATACTTTCTCAAGAAATAGAAAAACTTTTAACCAAAGGGAAAAAAATGCATATTGGAGGCACATATCTTGCTATGGAAGGGCCAGCCTTTTCTACAAGAGCAGAATCAAATTTATATAGAGATTGGGGATGCTCAATAATAGGTATGACAAACCATACAGAAGCTAGATTGGCAAAAGAAGCCGAAATCGCTTACTCAAGCCTATCCATGGTTACTGATTATGATTGCTGGAATCAAAATTGCGAGAATGTATCAGTCGAAATGGTCATTGAAAATCTTCAGGAAAATGCAACTTTTGCTAAATCAATAATTTCTGCTGTTGCTAAAAGAATCTCATCCTTAAGGCCTTCAAGCTCTTCTCATAATGCATTAAAAAATGCCCTAGTCACTTCAAAAGAGCATGTATCAGATAAAACTAAAAGCCAGGTCAAATTATTTACAGATAAATATTGGAATTAA
- the selD gene encoding selenide, water dikinase SelD, with protein MFSDHLVLAGGGHTHALVLLRWAMNPKLKPAGMITLVNKASTTTYSGMFPGVVAGKYKIDEILIDLRNLASKAGVSFVLAEIEGIDLKEKKLLLSGRPEIEYSSLSLNIGTKTNLNSKSTISVDKCLAVPIKPFFQSYKFIVGQDKHKDDSSAKPFVIIGGGLAGIEIAFSLRKRWPKRAIYLKVKSGRKINNNLLTHLKFLNIEITQKNPSDLYPKLICTGNKSFDWIKDSGLPLDENGRVLTKNTLQVLNYPELFAVGDCGVIKDHPRPSSGVWAVRSAKPLAKNLESLSKGLKLEKWKPQRKAIQLLDINSINKKSKAFMSWGEVMIGPFDFLSRLKESIDINFISKFYLIKDIDSEMSSEKEMIKCRGCASKLAFTPLRSVLKKLDSIEPSADDSIDIGILNSSKNLIQSVDGFPALISDPWLNGRLLAFHSCSDIWACGGSVVSAQSVVNLPAVPNNLQQELLFHFLEGVNSALTIQGAKLIGGHTLESRKIAEDPFSLGIESSLTVNGTIDNKKYFWSKGGMKKGDQILISRSLGTGIIFSAFMNGKVRPYIIDSVLIEMNKSQHNIVNYINQLTIVKQHPKVVNACTDITGFGLLGHLSEMLESTNNDQLKMNLEPLKIVLKLDHIPVYDGVKELVDKGFESTLAPSNEVFLKNIDGDKNLKFEVISNNFTSNNSLYNTMLKILVDPQTCGPLVISCPSIYSERLTKEGPWIKIGFVS; from the coding sequence ATGTTCAGTGATCATCTTGTTCTAGCTGGTGGTGGTCATACTCATGCCCTTGTGTTGCTCAGATGGGCAATGAATCCAAAATTGAAGCCTGCTGGAATGATTACTTTAGTTAATAAAGCAAGCACAACCACATATTCTGGTATGTTTCCAGGTGTCGTAGCAGGTAAATACAAGATTGATGAAATACTAATTGATTTGAGGAACCTTGCTTCAAAAGCAGGAGTTTCATTTGTTCTGGCAGAAATTGAGGGGATTGATCTTAAGGAAAAAAAATTACTGCTCTCAGGACGCCCAGAAATTGAATATTCTTCGTTATCACTGAATATAGGAACAAAAACTAACTTAAATTCCAAGTCCACAATTAGCGTGGATAAATGCTTAGCTGTTCCAATTAAACCTTTTTTTCAATCCTATAAATTTATTGTTGGCCAAGATAAACACAAGGATGACTCTTCGGCAAAACCATTTGTAATTATTGGAGGTGGATTAGCTGGTATAGAAATAGCTTTTTCTTTAAGAAAAAGATGGCCAAAAAGAGCTATTTATTTAAAAGTTAAATCTGGAAGAAAAATTAATAACAATCTATTAACCCATTTAAAGTTTTTAAATATTGAGATTACACAAAAGAATCCATCTGATTTATATCCGAAATTAATATGTACCGGTAATAAATCATTTGATTGGATAAAAGATAGTGGTTTGCCTCTAGATGAGAATGGGAGGGTGTTAACAAAAAATACTCTTCAAGTTCTTAATTACCCTGAGTTGTTTGCTGTAGGAGATTGTGGAGTCATTAAGGATCATCCCCGCCCTTCCTCTGGAGTATGGGCAGTTCGTTCGGCAAAACCACTCGCAAAGAATTTAGAGAGTTTAAGTAAAGGTTTAAAACTTGAGAAATGGAAACCACAAAGGAAAGCAATACAACTTTTAGATATCAACTCTATAAATAAGAAATCCAAAGCTTTTATGTCTTGGGGTGAAGTTATGATTGGACCTTTTGATTTTTTATCAAGGTTGAAAGAATCAATTGATATAAATTTTATCTCTAAATTTTATCTAATTAAAGATATAGATTCAGAAATGTCTTCAGAAAAAGAGATGATTAAATGTAGAGGCTGTGCATCAAAACTAGCTTTCACTCCATTAAGATCAGTATTAAAAAAATTGGATTCAATAGAACCTTCAGCCGATGATTCTATTGATATAGGAATATTAAACTCTAGTAAAAATTTAATACAAAGTGTAGATGGATTCCCTGCTTTAATTAGTGATCCATGGCTAAACGGTAGGCTTTTAGCTTTTCATTCTTGCTCTGATATTTGGGCATGTGGAGGATCTGTTGTGTCTGCACAATCTGTTGTGAATTTACCTGCCGTACCTAATAATTTACAGCAAGAGTTGTTATTTCATTTTTTGGAAGGTGTTAATTCTGCTTTAACTATTCAAGGGGCAAAACTTATAGGTGGACATACATTAGAATCAAGAAAAATTGCTGAAGATCCTTTCTCTTTAGGAATTGAAAGCTCATTAACTGTCAACGGAACTATTGATAATAAAAAATATTTTTGGTCTAAGGGAGGAATGAAAAAGGGGGATCAAATTCTAATTAGTCGTTCTTTGGGTACTGGAATAATTTTTTCTGCATTTATGAATGGCAAAGTAAGACCTTATATAATTGATTCTGTTTTAATAGAAATGAATAAAAGTCAGCATAATATTGTTAATTATATAAATCAATTAACAATTGTCAAACAACATCCAAAAGTTGTGAATGCATGTACTGATATCACTGGTTTTGGTTTGCTAGGTCATTTATCTGAAATGTTGGAATCTACAAATAATGATCAATTAAAGATGAATTTAGAACCTTTGAAAATTGTTCTTAAGCTAGATCATATACCAGTATATGATGGTGTCAAAGAACTTGTAGATAAAGGTTTTGAAAGTACTTTGGCTCCTTCGAATGAAGTTTTCTTAAAGAATATTGATGGAGATAAGAACTTGAAATTCGAGGTAATATCTAATAATTTTACTTCTAATAACTCATTATATAATACTATGCTAAAAATCTTAGTAGACCCACAAACTTGTGGTCCTTTGGTTATTAGTTGTCCATCTATTTATTCAGAAAGACTTACAAAGGAAGGACCTTGGATTAAAATTGGTTTTGTTTCTTAA
- a CDS encoding CCA tRNA nucleotidyltransferase: MELFDKSKIEKEIPELTNGILTILLDAAVSVNINAIAIVGGIVRDLITKSKNQDYEIIFNDLDLIIEGETSTYVKELQKVLGPEKVKIIRNNTSYKTSEITINDIKVDIATAREETYPIPGENPIVKLSTIHNDLIRRDFNINAIAIELKDNSLIDLFSGLDAIYNKKMDFLHESSVLEDPTRIIRASRYSAKLDFCLSNQALRQVKDTINRWPWNWHIGDDTDLAPSALSIRLKMELELLLKSKYWRNALKNLQNWGGLKLLDLKLQNDQRLIDKILIAKNSHIEPLTALVYESKDPIILAKRLHLAQQQKEIIDGAFKLNKYLENISANNSYKSWFPSKWTTVLEKINVDESSFILEICRDNPLKEYLKSWLFNWKNIESPIKGDDLITNGWSPGPEIGIEINRQRMKLIDEKSIL, encoded by the coding sequence ATGGAATTATTTGATAAATCTAAAATCGAAAAAGAAATACCAGAATTAACCAATGGAATTCTAACTATTTTATTAGATGCAGCAGTCTCAGTAAATATAAATGCTATAGCGATAGTTGGAGGAATTGTCAGAGACTTAATAACAAAGTCTAAGAATCAAGATTATGAAATTATCTTTAATGATCTAGATTTAATCATAGAAGGTGAAACATCAACTTATGTTAAAGAATTACAAAAAGTTCTTGGACCAGAAAAAGTAAAAATCATACGTAATAACACATCTTATAAAACTTCAGAAATAACAATTAATGATATAAAAGTTGATATTGCAACTGCTCGTGAAGAGACTTATCCAATTCCTGGAGAAAACCCAATAGTCAAATTATCAACAATCCACAATGATTTAATTAGAAGAGACTTTAATATAAATGCTATAGCAATTGAACTTAAAGACAATAGCTTAATAGATTTATTTTCGGGATTAGATGCAATTTACAACAAGAAAATGGACTTTTTGCATGAATCAAGCGTTCTAGAAGATCCAACTAGAATTATTAGAGCTTCTCGCTACTCAGCCAAGTTAGATTTTTGTCTATCAAATCAAGCTTTAAGACAAGTAAAAGATACAATTAATCGATGGCCTTGGAATTGGCATATTGGAGATGATACTGATTTAGCACCTTCAGCATTATCAATAAGATTAAAAATGGAACTAGAATTACTTCTAAAGAGTAAATATTGGAGGAATGCATTAAAAAATCTACAAAACTGGGGAGGATTGAAACTATTAGACTTAAAGTTACAGAATGATCAAAGACTGATTGATAAAATTCTCATTGCAAAGAACTCACATATTGAACCTCTCACTGCATTAGTTTATGAATCTAAAGATCCTATCATTCTGGCTAAAAGATTACATTTAGCTCAACAACAAAAAGAAATAATAGATGGGGCTTTTAAATTAAATAAATATCTAGAAAATATTTCAGCTAATAATTCATATAAAAGCTGGTTTCCATCTAAGTGGACCACAGTCCTAGAGAAAATAAATGTCGATGAATCTTCCTTCATACTTGAAATCTGTAGAGATAACCCTCTAAAAGAATATTTAAAATCTTGGCTATTTAATTGGAAGAATATAGAGTCTCCAATAAAAGGAGATGATTTAATAACTAATGGTTGGTCACCTGGACCAGAAATAGGAATAGAAATAAACCGACAAAGAATGAAATTAATTGATGAAAAAAGTATTTTATAA
- a CDS encoding UvrD-helicase domain-containing protein, which produces MKQSNSIFLNGLNEAQSHAVDHFHGPLLVVAGAGSGKTRALTHRIAHLITEYKVDPSSILAVTFTNKAAREMKDRLELLLAKRLSSLTHGKPWNALQVAEQRQIRNRIHREISRELWIGTFHALFSRLLRFDIDKFKDPEGLTWTKQFSIYDETDAQSLIKEIVTQDLQLDPKRFEPKKVRWAISNAKNQCLLPDDLSNNQEGQRGKLVAETYRLYRKALAANNALDFDDLLLIPVQLLQQNEKIRTYWHSRFKHVLVDEYQDTNWTQYELIKQLVTNGKDPSSFQDWNNRSVFVVGDADQSIYSFRAADFRILMGFQEDFGQKNLENTNDSTLVKLEENYRSTSTILEAANSLISNNKERIDKVLRATRGEGEPIRLTRCDDEIAEAEAVIHRLRILDASNPELNWGDMAILYRTNAQSRAIEDSLVRWSIPYIVVGGLRFYDRREIKDLLAYLRLLINPSDSVSLLRVLNVPKRGIGKTTVQRLSDAASQLKIPLWEVVNDPEAVRSLAGRSAKGLLIFSELINELQSHLLSSSPAELVQLVLEKSGYLSELIATGTDEAEERRRNLQELVNAALQYQEESEDANLEGFLSTAALSSDADNKDTASNRVTLMTLHSSKGLEFPVVCLVGMEQGLFPSYRSLDDPSSLEEERRLCYVGLTRAKEKLFLFHASERRMWGGMREPAIASIFLSEIPEELVKGDIPLSGGATLRREKNLDRLTRIDRQSNKRSFPSKAENGVRRTYSGPSPGKRWSVNDRVEHSSFGEGIITHVFGSGEKISLAIKFSGMGPKILDPRLAPLKLIDE; this is translated from the coding sequence ATGAAACAATCAAACAGTATATTTCTAAATGGATTAAACGAGGCTCAGTCTCATGCAGTTGATCATTTTCATGGTCCATTATTAGTTGTAGCAGGAGCAGGAAGCGGAAAGACAAGAGCTCTTACTCATCGTATTGCGCATTTAATTACTGAATACAAAGTCGACCCTAGTTCTATTCTTGCAGTTACTTTTACCAATAAAGCTGCAAGAGAGATGAAAGATAGACTTGAATTGCTTTTAGCAAAAAGGTTATCAAGTCTTACCCACGGGAAGCCCTGGAATGCCTTGCAAGTAGCAGAACAAAGACAAATTCGTAATCGTATACATCGTGAAATCAGTCGTGAATTATGGATAGGTACTTTTCACGCTTTATTTTCGAGATTATTACGCTTTGACATCGACAAATTCAAAGACCCTGAAGGATTGACATGGACTAAACAGTTTTCAATATATGACGAAACAGATGCCCAAAGTCTTATCAAAGAAATAGTTACACAAGACCTTCAATTAGATCCAAAAAGATTTGAACCAAAAAAAGTACGCTGGGCAATAAGTAATGCAAAAAATCAATGCTTACTTCCTGATGACTTATCAAATAATCAAGAAGGTCAAAGAGGAAAATTAGTTGCTGAAACTTATAGACTTTATAGAAAAGCTTTAGCTGCTAATAATGCATTAGATTTTGATGATCTCCTATTAATACCTGTTCAATTACTACAACAAAATGAAAAAATAAGAACTTATTGGCACAGTCGTTTCAAACATGTTTTAGTTGATGAATATCAAGATACTAATTGGACACAATACGAATTAATTAAACAATTGGTTACCAATGGTAAAGATCCATCTTCTTTTCAAGATTGGAATAATCGATCAGTTTTTGTTGTTGGCGATGCAGATCAAAGTATTTACAGCTTTAGAGCTGCGGACTTTAGGATACTAATGGGATTTCAGGAGGACTTTGGACAGAAAAACCTAGAAAATACAAATGATTCAACTCTCGTCAAACTTGAAGAAAATTATCGATCTACCTCTACCATCCTCGAAGCAGCAAATTCATTAATTTCCAACAATAAAGAAAGAATAGATAAAGTTCTTAGAGCAACTAGAGGAGAAGGTGAGCCTATTAGATTAACAAGGTGTGACGATGAGATAGCAGAGGCAGAGGCAGTTATTCATAGGCTAAGAATTTTAGATGCCTCGAATCCAGAATTAAATTGGGGAGATATGGCTATTCTTTATAGAACTAATGCGCAATCAAGAGCAATTGAGGACTCATTGGTCCGCTGGAGTATTCCATACATTGTGGTTGGAGGATTACGTTTTTATGATCGAAGAGAAATTAAAGATCTACTAGCTTATTTAAGACTTTTAATTAATCCATCTGACAGTGTCAGTCTTTTAAGAGTTTTAAACGTTCCTAAAAGAGGGATTGGTAAAACAACAGTTCAAAGATTGAGTGATGCTGCTAGTCAATTAAAAATTCCGCTTTGGGAAGTTGTAAATGACCCCGAAGCTGTCAGATCTCTCGCTGGAAGATCAGCCAAAGGTCTTTTGATTTTTAGTGAGCTTATTAATGAATTACAAAGTCATCTTCTCTCTTCAAGCCCCGCCGAGTTAGTTCAATTAGTTTTAGAAAAAAGTGGCTATTTAAGTGAATTAATTGCGACAGGAACAGATGAGGCAGAAGAAAGAAGACGCAATCTTCAAGAACTAGTGAATGCCGCGTTGCAATATCAGGAAGAAAGCGAAGATGCAAATTTAGAAGGTTTTTTATCAACTGCTGCTTTATCAAGCGATGCAGACAATAAAGACACTGCTTCAAATCGAGTCACATTAATGACTCTTCACAGCAGTAAAGGTTTGGAATTTCCTGTCGTTTGTCTTGTAGGAATGGAGCAAGGCTTATTCCCAAGCTATAGATCACTTGATGATCCATCTTCACTTGAGGAAGAAAGACGACTTTGTTACGTAGGACTGACTAGAGCAAAAGAAAAACTATTTCTCTTTCATGCATCTGAGAGAAGAATGTGGGGAGGAATGAGAGAACCAGCTATCGCATCTATATTCCTCTCCGAAATACCAGAAGAACTTGTTAAAGGCGATATCCCATTATCTGGTGGGGCTACATTAAGAAGAGAAAAAAATCTAGACAGACTAACTAGAATTGATCGCCAAAGTAATAAAAGGTCTTTTCCTAGTAAAGCTGAAAATGGAGTAAGAAGAACATATTCTGGTCCTTCCCCAGGGAAGAGATGGTCAGTTAACGATAGAGTTGAACATTCATCATTTGGAGAAGGGATAATCACACATGTTTTTGGTTCAGGAGAAAAAATCTCACTTGCTATAAAATTCTCAGGAATGGGACCAAAAATATTAGACCCAAGACTAGCTCCATTGAAATTGATTGATGAGTAA
- a CDS encoding bleomycin hydrolase, translating into MLDAFSRTVVSADAKGAAIGSEDLADLRKYVADANKRIDATLAITQNVSCIAADAVAGMVCENTGLTQPGGHCYPTRRMAACLRDGEIILRYVSYALLAGDPSVLEDRCLNGLKETYLALGVPTSNAIRAVEIMKIATVAIMTETNTGRKMFKGINSGSGAQCQDIASEAASYFDLVIEALS; encoded by the coding sequence ATGCTTGATGCGTTTTCTAGAACAGTTGTAAGTGCTGATGCCAAGGGCGCCGCAATTGGTAGTGAGGATCTTGCAGATTTAAGAAAGTACGTTGCAGATGCAAATAAAAGAATTGATGCAACTCTTGCAATAACTCAAAATGTCTCTTGCATTGCTGCAGATGCTGTGGCGGGAATGGTTTGTGAAAATACTGGGCTTACTCAGCCAGGAGGACATTGCTATCCCACTCGTAGAATGGCAGCTTGTTTAAGGGATGGAGAAATTATTTTGAGATATGTAAGCTACGCGCTTCTTGCAGGGGATCCCTCTGTTCTTGAAGATAGATGCCTCAATGGTTTGAAAGAAACATATCTTGCTCTTGGCGTCCCAACCTCTAATGCTATTAGGGCAGTTGAAATAATGAAGATTGCCACAGTTGCAATTATGACCGAGACAAATACAGGAAGAAAAATGTTTAAAGGGATTAATTCTGGATCAGGAGCACAATGTCAAGACATCGCATCTGAGGCGGCATCTTATTTTGATCTTGTAATTGAGGCTTTGAGTTGA
- a CDS encoding bleomycin hydrolase, translated as MKSAVTTVVSAADAAGRFPSMSDFESVKGSFDRAKARLEAAEKLASCLDKFTNLAVDAVYKNGSYDQANKDKCVRDIHHYLRLINYCLVTGGTGPLDEWGISGMREIIRIQLLPTAAYIEAFIFIRDEIKINDVMGQQAETEFKGLLDYLINALA; from the coding sequence ATGAAATCTGCAGTTACAACCGTTGTTAGCGCAGCTGATGCAGCAGGAAGATTTCCCAGTATGAGCGATTTTGAGTCTGTGAAAGGTTCTTTTGATAGGGCAAAAGCTCGTCTAGAGGCTGCAGAAAAACTTGCTTCTTGTCTTGATAAATTCACCAATCTTGCCGTTGATGCTGTTTATAAAAATGGCTCATATGATCAGGCAAATAAAGATAAGTGCGTGAGAGATATTCATCATTACTTGCGTCTTATTAATTATTGCTTAGTAACTGGTGGGACAGGTCCTTTAGATGAATGGGGAATATCAGGCATGAGAGAAATTATTCGTATCCAGCTATTACCAACAGCTGCATATATTGAAGCATTTATTTTTATTCGAGATGAAATTAAAATCAATGATGTTATGGGTCAGCAAGCCGAAACGGAATTCAAAGGATTATTGGATTATTTAATAAATGCACTTGCATAA
- a CDS encoding glycosyltransferase: MINSLDLNKYIELYQDFLHPNPNINSQAFLILKKEFEFKFMNNLLANLKEEDLFIRRKSILALGRFGEKALKSICKLYMETNNTNVKVSCLKTILKVVVNFNLEELTQDEMLVVDLALKDSAPEIILTVISLLRQLGTTGRNILMKTCRDKDLLRSKASISALLEMKDQTIDDLFDDLLNDKSIDQMIKEDILRDKII, translated from the coding sequence ATGATTAATTCTTTAGATTTAAATAAATATATAGAACTTTATCAAGATTTCTTGCATCCAAATCCAAATATTAATTCTCAAGCATTTTTGATTTTAAAAAAAGAATTTGAGTTTAAATTTATGAATAATCTTTTAGCTAATCTCAAGGAAGAAGATTTATTTATTAGAAGAAAATCAATATTAGCTTTGGGACGATTTGGAGAAAAGGCTTTAAAGTCAATCTGTAAATTGTATATGGAAACTAACAACACAAATGTTAAAGTTAGCTGCCTTAAAACTATTCTTAAAGTTGTCGTTAATTTTAATTTAGAAGAATTAACTCAGGATGAGATGTTAGTAGTTGATTTAGCACTTAAAGATAGTGCTCCTGAAATAATTTTGACTGTTATTTCTCTTTTGAGGCAATTAGGGACAACAGGTAGAAATATTTTAATGAAAACTTGTAGAGATAAAGACTTATTAAGATCGAAAGCTTCTATTAGCGCTCTTTTGGAAATGAAAGATCAGACTATTGATGATTTATTTGATGACTTATTAAATGATAAATCTATTGATCAAATGATAAAAGAAGATATTTTGAGAGATAAAATTATTTAA
- a CDS encoding HEAT repeat domain-containing protein — protein MDKKKVDNYLNSELTAEEEIEKAKGNKHNIMSRKKSSQNEIKLLVKGLCDENGLARRNYAKAIAEFGSAALPELIKALLNSKNVIQRRAAAKTLKLVNDPSALPHLIKALTNDSDSVVQFSAAGAIAIFGEAAVNHLIIVLENQEYTEMQYGLAAWCLEFIGAKAPNAIKKAAKSKNNNVKSAAISALEEHIRQSQDQEAIQLVESAINDTAENIQIEAIKLVGKLYRIESLIPTLILKLKNKNPDIRKASILSLIQLNINEAINPLKDLLEVEQDKYVIAIIKLALRKINK, from the coding sequence GTGGATAAGAAAAAAGTGGATAATTACTTGAACAGTGAACTAACGGCTGAAGAAGAAATTGAAAAGGCCAAGGGGAATAAACACAACATAATGAGTAGGAAAAAATCAAGTCAAAACGAGATCAAGTTATTAGTCAAAGGCCTTTGTGATGAAAATGGTTTAGCAAGAAGAAATTATGCAAAAGCAATAGCCGAGTTTGGTTCAGCAGCCTTACCTGAGTTAATCAAAGCTCTTCTGAATAGTAAAAACGTAATACAGAGAAGAGCGGCAGCAAAAACTTTAAAGTTAGTTAACGATCCATCAGCTTTACCTCATTTAATCAAAGCACTTACCAATGATTCAGATTCTGTAGTGCAATTCTCAGCAGCTGGTGCAATTGCAATTTTTGGAGAGGCTGCTGTTAATCATCTAATCATTGTCTTGGAGAATCAAGAATATACAGAAATGCAATATGGTCTTGCAGCATGGTGTTTAGAATTTATCGGAGCGAAAGCCCCTAATGCAATAAAAAAAGCAGCTAAATCAAAAAACAATAATGTAAAATCAGCTGCAATTTCAGCACTTGAAGAACACATTAGACAGTCCCAAGATCAAGAAGCAATTCAATTAGTAGAAAGTGCTATTAATGATACTGCCGAAAATATTCAGATTGAAGCTATTAAATTAGTTGGTAAATTGTACAGAATAGAATCTTTAATTCCTACCTTAATATTAAAATTAAAAAACAAAAATCCAGATATTCGGAAAGCTTCCATATTGTCATTAATCCAACTTAATATTAACGAAGCTATAAATCCACTCAAAGACCTTCTTGAAGTTGAGCAGGATAAATATGTTATAGCAATTATTAAATTAGCTTTAAGAAAAATCAACAAATAA
- a CDS encoding HEAT repeat domain-containing protein, with translation MQSNPFNNLPKINKIDAINILRRPISEVKLLADYYKAVFHLANFPCEESEMVLLDFIKYDCEKLEYKIAKRKAIEVLANYGCKKAIQTIAEFLENDDDYLVETVIWSLGKLKCDDINIINKICSKLYNQFNNKRVVIQTLTNLGVRKEIDMIRSLSRDKKSSNRVKGASFAALIKLAGEEDKLGELKKFLRLSNQNDRHCAVQDIINAGHLSVLPVLIKAPISPSFKLQAIDSLWSNELLFCENIKLFNCIDSVVVDDPNKIDTLEVNNFNNELSFFVEQLFHTDFNRCYHSIKELLKFPLENVLYYLNNNWDRARSDYGAIYFFISVYKLLLDQQLYDELLLDKVDFVLSDTWPNYMKFKSSAIQILGCLNENKFYNNINQFSDESKTPYWKNRYTALFVLQNKQNQMKKDLAKLFLNDSHRFVRLKAKEISS, from the coding sequence GTGCAATCTAATCCATTTAATAATCTACCGAAAATAAATAAAATAGATGCTATCAATATTCTTAGAAGACCAATTTCTGAGGTTAAGCTTTTAGCAGATTATTATAAAGCTGTATTCCACTTGGCAAATTTTCCTTGTGAAGAATCAGAAATGGTCCTACTTGACTTTATTAAATATGACTGTGAAAAACTTGAATATAAGATAGCCAAAAGGAAAGCAATAGAGGTACTTGCTAATTACGGTTGTAAAAAAGCCATCCAAACTATTGCAGAGTTTCTAGAAAATGATGATGATTATCTTGTTGAGACAGTTATTTGGTCATTAGGTAAACTTAAATGTGATGATATTAATATCATTAACAAGATTTGTTCAAAATTATATAATCAATTTAATAATAAAAGAGTAGTTATACAAACATTAACTAATTTAGGAGTTAGGAAAGAAATAGATATGATTAGATCATTATCAAGAGATAAGAAATCCTCTAATAGAGTTAAAGGAGCATCCTTTGCGGCATTAATAAAACTTGCTGGTGAAGAGGATAAGCTGGGTGAACTGAAAAAGTTTTTGAGACTATCAAATCAAAACGATAGACATTGTGCAGTTCAGGATATTATAAATGCTGGTCATTTATCTGTTTTACCGGTTTTAATTAAGGCTCCAATTTCTCCATCATTTAAATTACAGGCAATAGACTCTCTTTGGAGCAATGAACTACTATTTTGCGAAAATATCAAACTATTTAATTGTATAGATTCAGTTGTTGTTGATGATCCAAATAAAATAGATACCTTAGAAGTTAATAACTTTAATAATGAATTAAGTTTTTTTGTTGAACAACTTTTTCATACTGACTTTAATAGATGTTATCATTCAATCAAAGAATTATTAAAATTCCCTTTAGAAAATGTTTTATATTATCTAAATAATAATTGGGATAGAGCTAGATCAGATTATGGCGCTATTTACTTCTTTATTAGTGTATATAAATTACTATTGGATCAGCAATTATATGATGAATTACTTTTAGATAAAGTAGATTTTGTATTATCCGATACTTGGCCTAATTATATGAAATTTAAATCTTCAGCAATACAAATATTAGGTTGTTTGAATGAAAATAAATTTTATAATAATATAAATCAGTTTTCAGACGAGAGTAAAACACCTTACTGGAAAAATAGATATACAGCCTTATTTGTATTACAGAATAAGCAAAATCAGATGAAAAAAGATTTAGCTAAATTGTTTCTTAATGATAGCCATAGATTCGTTAGATTAAAGGCAAAAGAAATTAGTTCTTAG